Proteins found in one Amycolatopsis umgeniensis genomic segment:
- the tyrS gene encoding tyrosine--tRNA ligase yields the protein MSEHILDELTWRGLIAQSTDTDALRRDLDQGPLTLYCGFDPTAPSLHAGNLVPLLMLSRFQRAGHRPIVLAGVATGMIGDPRDTGERTLNTLDTVSEWADRIRGQLERFVDFDDSPTGAVIENNLNWTAKQSVVEFLRDVGKHFPVNTMLNRETVKRRLEADGMSYTEFSYLLLQSQDYLHLYREYGCKLQIGGSDQWGNLVGGVDLIRRTDGGHTHALTAPLVTDAEGRKFGKSTGGGSVWLDPEMTSPYAWFQYFLNVADVDVIRYLRMFSFLGQEEIAALAEDTEQRPHLRSAQRKLAEDFTTLVHGEEATRQVIAASQALFGRGELRELDSSTLDAAMAEVPNGKADPAGESTIVDLLLAAGLVDSKGAARRTVKEGGAYVNNTKIADEAWKPSADDALHGRWLVVRKGKRNVAGVRVGG from the coding sequence GTGAGCGAGCACATCCTTGACGAGCTGACCTGGCGCGGCCTGATCGCGCAATCCACCGACACCGACGCACTGCGGCGAGACCTCGACCAAGGACCCCTCACGCTCTATTGCGGATTCGACCCGACCGCGCCCAGCCTCCACGCCGGCAACCTGGTCCCGCTGCTGATGCTCTCGCGCTTCCAGCGAGCCGGGCACCGGCCGATCGTGCTGGCGGGCGTCGCCACCGGGATGATCGGCGACCCGCGTGACACGGGGGAGCGCACCCTCAACACGCTGGACACCGTCTCCGAGTGGGCGGACAGGATCCGCGGTCAGCTGGAGCGCTTCGTCGACTTCGACGATTCGCCGACCGGCGCGGTCATCGAGAACAACCTGAACTGGACCGCGAAGCAGAGCGTCGTCGAGTTCCTGCGCGACGTCGGCAAGCACTTCCCGGTCAACACCATGCTGAACCGGGAGACGGTCAAGCGCCGCCTCGAAGCCGACGGCATGTCCTACACCGAGTTCAGCTACCTGCTGCTGCAGTCGCAGGACTACCTGCACCTGTACCGCGAGTACGGCTGCAAGCTGCAGATCGGCGGCTCGGACCAGTGGGGCAACCTCGTCGGCGGCGTCGACCTCATCCGCCGGACCGACGGCGGGCACACGCACGCGCTGACCGCGCCGCTGGTCACCGACGCCGAAGGCCGCAAGTTCGGGAAGTCCACCGGTGGTGGCAGTGTCTGGCTCGACCCGGAGATGACCTCGCCGTACGCGTGGTTCCAGTACTTCCTGAACGTCGCCGACGTCGACGTCATCCGCTACCTGCGGATGTTCTCCTTCCTCGGACAGGAGGAGATCGCCGCGCTCGCCGAGGACACCGAACAGCGTCCCCACCTGCGGTCCGCGCAGCGGAAGCTGGCCGAGGACTTCACGACCCTGGTGCACGGCGAGGAGGCGACCCGGCAGGTCATCGCCGCGAGCCAGGCGCTGTTCGGCAGGGGAGAGCTGCGTGAGCTCGACTCCTCCACTCTCGACGCCGCCATGGCCGAGGTGCCGAACGGCAAGGCCGACCCGGCGGGCGAGTCGACGATCGTCGACCTGCTGCTCGCGGCCGGGCTCGTCGACAGCAAGGGCGCCGCACGCCGCACCGTCAAGGAAGGCGGCGCGTACGTCAACAACACGAAGATCGCCGACGAGGCGTGGAAGCCGTCCGCGGACGACGCCCTGCACGGCCGTTGGCTCGTGGTCCGCAAGGGCAAGCGCAACGTCGCCGGCGTCCGCGTCGGGGGCTGA
- a CDS encoding TetR/AcrR family transcriptional regulator — protein sequence MSVWARPPKRKREQPSLSREQIVFAAIELLDADGIEAMSMRKLGVRLGVAAPSMYTHVASKDELTELVVDEVYGEVTLPEPGPWRAATVRFAHDLRSVFLRHPWIGSLLGEAGVAYLGPNVLKLSESALALFEDAGFSLEDADLAWNTVMAFVVGRATSEAAWLTALKRSGQSEQEWKDRLWPAAEQAVRDHPRLKKLYAAQRNREPGETNDADFERGLECVLDGLAAKLP from the coding sequence ATGTCCGTATGGGCGCGTCCCCCGAAGCGGAAGCGGGAACAGCCGTCGCTGAGCCGTGAGCAGATCGTCTTCGCGGCCATCGAGCTCCTCGACGCCGACGGCATCGAGGCGATGAGCATGCGGAAGCTCGGGGTTCGGCTCGGCGTGGCCGCCCCGTCGATGTACACGCACGTGGCGAGCAAGGACGAGCTGACCGAACTGGTGGTCGACGAGGTCTACGGCGAGGTCACGCTCCCGGAGCCGGGTCCGTGGCGTGCTGCGACGGTGCGGTTCGCCCACGATCTGCGTTCGGTGTTCCTCCGGCATCCGTGGATCGGCTCGCTGCTCGGCGAGGCGGGGGTGGCGTACCTGGGGCCGAACGTCCTGAAGCTGTCGGAGTCGGCGCTGGCACTGTTCGAGGACGCCGGTTTCTCGCTGGAAGACGCGGACCTGGCGTGGAACACGGTCATGGCGTTCGTCGTCGGGCGGGCCACCAGCGAGGCCGCGTGGCTCACCGCGCTCAAGCGCAGCGGGCAGAGCGAGCAGGAGTGGAAAGACCGGCTGTGGCCCGCGGCCGAGCAAGCGGTGCGGGATCACCCGCGGCTCAAGAAGCTGTACGCCGCCCAGCGGAATCGAGAACCCGGCGAGACCAACGACGCGGACTTCGAGCGTGGCCTCGAATGCGTCCTGGACGGCCTGGCCGCCAAGCTCCCCTGA
- the argF gene encoding ornithine carbamoyltransferase, which produces MLRNFLRDDDLSPAEQAEILDLADQLKAEPLSSRALEGKSVAAIFEKNSTRTRFSFEVGISQLGGHPVIVDGRSMQLGREETIEDTSRVLSRYLDAIVWRTFAQKRIDAMASAASIPVINALTDEFHPCQVLTDLMTIRERKGKLAGLTLVYLGDGANNMAHSLLLGGTTAGMHVRVVSPEGFQPDQQVMLDAKHRSGETGGSTTVFTDPYAAVEGADVVVTDTWTSMGQENDGLDRVGPFRELQVNAALMRRAADEAIVLHCLPAHRGWEITDEVIDGPSSAVWDEAENRLHAQKALLVWLLGKEAS; this is translated from the coding sequence ATGCTCCGCAACTTTCTCCGCGACGACGATCTCAGCCCAGCCGAACAGGCCGAGATCCTGGACCTCGCCGACCAGTTGAAGGCCGAGCCGCTGAGCTCCCGCGCGTTGGAGGGCAAGTCCGTCGCGGCGATCTTCGAGAAGAACTCCACCCGGACCCGGTTCTCGTTCGAGGTGGGCATCTCCCAGCTCGGCGGGCATCCGGTGATCGTCGACGGGCGCTCGATGCAGCTCGGCCGCGAAGAGACCATCGAGGACACTTCGAGGGTGCTCTCGCGGTACCTGGACGCGATCGTCTGGCGGACCTTCGCCCAGAAGCGCATCGACGCGATGGCGTCGGCGGCGAGCATCCCGGTGATCAACGCGCTCACCGACGAGTTCCACCCGTGCCAGGTGCTCACCGACCTGATGACCATCCGTGAACGCAAGGGCAAGCTCGCCGGGCTCACCCTCGTCTACCTCGGCGACGGCGCCAACAACATGGCGCATTCGCTGCTGCTGGGCGGGACCACGGCCGGGATGCACGTGCGCGTCGTCTCGCCGGAGGGTTTCCAGCCGGATCAGCAGGTCATGCTCGACGCCAAGCACCGTTCGGGCGAAACCGGCGGCAGCACCACGGTCTTCACCGATCCGTACGCCGCTGTCGAAGGCGCGGACGTCGTCGTCACCGACACCTGGACCTCGATGGGCCAGGAGAACGACGGCCTCGACCGGGTCGGACCGTTCCGTGAGCTCCAGGTCAACGCGGCGTTGATGCGCCGCGCCGCGGACGAGGCGATCGTGCTGCACTGCCTGCCCGCCCACCGCGGCTGGGAGATCACCGACGAGGTCATCGACGGCCCGTCGAGCGCGGTCTGGGACGAGGCCGAGAACCGGCTGCACGCGCAGAAGGCGCTGCTGGTGTGGCTTCTGGGCAAGGAGGCATCGTGA
- the argH gene encoding argininosuccinate lyase, whose product MSGNEQPVQLWGGRFASGPAEAMAALSASTHFDWRLAPYDIAGSRAHARVLRKAGLLTDDELTNMLAALDTLAQDVASGAFTPTVADEDVHTALERGLLERAGTELGGKLRAGRSRNDQVATLFRMWLRDAARRVVAGTLGVVDALVSQAKRHPDAILPGRTHLQHAQPVLLAHHLLAHGQSLLRDVTRLRDWDARTAESPYGSGALAGSSLGLDPEAVAAELGFDTSVDNSIDGTASRDFVAEFAFDVAMLAVNLSRIAEEVIIWNTAEFGYVTLDDAWATGSSIMPQKKNPDVAELTRGKAGRLIGNLTGLLATLKAQPLAYNRDLQEDKEPVFDSVEQLELLFPAIAGMLETLTFHTDRLAELAPAGFTLATDIAEWLVRQGVPFRVAHEAAGESVRVAEGRGVGLDELTDEEFEKINPALTPAVREVLTVEGSVSSRNARGGTAPERVAEQRDRLIARVTEHRAWLS is encoded by the coding sequence GTGAGCGGGAATGAGCAGCCGGTGCAGCTGTGGGGCGGCCGGTTCGCCAGCGGGCCGGCGGAAGCGATGGCGGCGCTGAGCGCGTCGACCCATTTCGACTGGCGGCTGGCGCCGTACGACATCGCCGGGTCGAGGGCCCACGCGCGAGTCCTGCGGAAGGCCGGGCTCCTCACCGACGACGAGCTGACGAACATGCTCGCCGCGCTGGACACGCTCGCCCAAGACGTCGCCTCGGGCGCGTTCACCCCGACCGTCGCCGACGAGGACGTCCACACCGCGCTCGAACGCGGTCTGCTGGAGCGGGCGGGCACCGAACTCGGCGGCAAGCTGCGGGCAGGCCGCTCGCGCAACGACCAGGTCGCGACGCTGTTCCGGATGTGGCTGCGCGACGCCGCCCGCCGCGTGGTCGCGGGCACGCTCGGCGTCGTCGACGCCCTGGTTTCGCAGGCGAAGCGGCACCCGGACGCGATCCTTCCCGGGCGCACCCATCTCCAGCACGCCCAGCCGGTCCTGCTGGCGCACCACCTGCTCGCGCACGGCCAGTCGCTGCTGCGTGACGTCACCCGGTTGCGTGACTGGGACGCGCGCACCGCCGAGTCGCCCTATGGTTCCGGCGCGCTCGCGGGTTCCTCGCTCGGACTCGACCCCGAGGCCGTCGCCGCGGAACTCGGTTTCGACACCAGCGTCGACAACTCCATCGACGGCACCGCCTCGCGGGACTTCGTCGCCGAGTTCGCCTTCGACGTCGCCATGCTCGCGGTCAACCTGTCCCGGATCGCCGAAGAGGTGATCATCTGGAACACCGCCGAATTCGGCTACGTCACCCTCGACGACGCCTGGGCGACCGGCAGTTCGATCATGCCGCAGAAGAAGAACCCGGACGTCGCCGAACTGACCCGCGGCAAGGCCGGCCGCCTCATCGGCAATCTGACCGGCCTGCTCGCGACGCTCAAGGCGCAGCCGCTCGCGTACAACCGGGATCTGCAGGAGGACAAGGAGCCGGTCTTCGACTCCGTCGAGCAGCTGGAGCTGCTGTTCCCGGCGATCGCGGGCATGCTCGAGACGCTGACCTTCCACACCGACCGGCTCGCCGAACTCGCGCCCGCCGGCTTCACCCTTGCCACGGACATCGCGGAATGGCTTGTGCGCCAAGGGGTTCCGTTCCGTGTCGCGCATGAGGCGGCGGGGGAGAGTGTCCGCGTCGCCGAGGGCCGCGGTGTCGGCCTCGACGAACTGACCGACGAAGAGTTCGAGAAGATCAACCCGGCGCTGACGCCCGCCGTGCGCGAGGTCCTGACCGTCGAGGGCTCGGTGAGCTCGCGCAACGCCCGTGGCGGTACCGCTCCGGAGCGGGTCGCCGAGCAGCGGGACCGGCTGATCGCGCGGGTCACCGAACACCGCGCCTGGCTGAGCTAG
- the argB gene encoding acetylglutamate kinase — MSPSESTVPADERLATAAEKAAILIEALPWLQRFHGATVVVKYGGNAMIDESLKQAFAEDMVFLRTVGLRPVVVHGGGPQITAMLNRLGVEGEFKGGLRVTTPETMDIVRMVLTGQVSRELVGLINAHGPYAVGISGEDARLFTAERKQATVDGLPVDIGLVGEVSEVNPDAVLDIVNAGRIPVVSTVAPDVDGVVHNINADTAAGALAAALGAEKLVVLTDVEGLYANWPDRGSLVDRIRVDRLETLLPGLASGMIPKMEACVRAIRGGVRRAHVIDGRIAHSVLLEVFTSRGIGTMVFPETELP; from the coding sequence ATGAGCCCTTCCGAATCCACGGTCCCCGCGGACGAGCGGCTCGCGACGGCCGCCGAGAAGGCCGCGATCCTCATCGAGGCACTTCCCTGGCTGCAGCGTTTCCACGGCGCCACCGTCGTGGTGAAGTACGGCGGCAACGCCATGATCGACGAGAGCCTCAAGCAAGCCTTCGCCGAGGACATGGTGTTCCTGCGTACGGTCGGGTTGCGTCCGGTGGTGGTGCACGGCGGTGGCCCGCAGATCACCGCGATGCTCAACCGGCTCGGTGTCGAAGGCGAGTTCAAGGGCGGCCTGCGCGTCACCACCCCCGAGACGATGGACATCGTCCGCATGGTGCTGACCGGCCAGGTCAGCCGCGAACTGGTCGGGCTGATCAACGCGCACGGTCCGTACGCCGTCGGTATCTCCGGTGAGGACGCGCGGCTGTTCACCGCCGAGCGCAAACAGGCCACCGTGGACGGTCTGCCGGTCGACATCGGGCTCGTCGGCGAGGTCTCCGAGGTCAACCCGGACGCGGTGCTCGACATCGTCAACGCGGGCCGGATCCCGGTGGTGTCCACCGTCGCCCCGGACGTCGACGGCGTCGTGCACAACATCAACGCCGACACCGCCGCCGGCGCGCTGGCCGCCGCGTTGGGCGCGGAGAAACTCGTCGTGCTCACCGACGTCGAAGGCCTTTACGCCAACTGGCCGGACCGCGGCTCGCTGGTCGACCGGATCCGCGTCGACCGCCTCGAAACCCTGTTGCCCGGCCTCGCCAGCGGCATGATCCCGAAGATGGAGGCCTGCGTGCGCGCCATCCGCGGCGGCGTCCGCCGCGCGCACGTGATCGACGGCCGCATCGCCCATTCGGTTCTGCTGGAGGTCTTCACCTCCCGCGGCATCGGCACCATGGTCTTCCCCGAAACGGAGCTCCCGTGA
- a CDS encoding DNA-3-methyladenine glycosylase: MRNVATGRQFTRRELALDPVELATLLLGAVIEATGPDGTVAVRLVEVEAYRGLDDPASHCYRGKTPRNAVMWGPAGHLYVYFVYGMHFCANVVGTEDGQPGAVLLRAGEVVSGADIARARRPSARGNGELAKGPAILTSVLGIDRAENGVDLTDPASPVRLFTGEPVPDADIRTGPRVGVAMAMDTPWRFWIDGSPAVSTYRRGGKRAGGGPRPIVV; this comes from the coding sequence GTGCGGAACGTGGCGACCGGCAGGCAGTTCACCCGGCGGGAGCTGGCGCTGGACCCGGTGGAGCTGGCCACGCTCCTGCTCGGCGCGGTGATCGAGGCGACCGGCCCCGACGGAACGGTTGCCGTCCGCCTGGTCGAGGTCGAGGCCTACCGCGGACTCGACGACCCCGCGTCGCACTGCTACCGCGGCAAGACCCCGCGCAACGCGGTCATGTGGGGGCCGGCGGGGCATCTGTACGTGTACTTCGTCTACGGGATGCACTTCTGCGCCAACGTCGTCGGTACCGAGGACGGACAGCCGGGCGCCGTGCTGCTGCGTGCCGGGGAGGTGGTGTCCGGCGCGGACATCGCCAGGGCGCGCAGGCCGTCGGCGCGGGGCAACGGCGAACTCGCCAAAGGCCCGGCCATCCTCACCTCGGTACTCGGCATCGACCGGGCCGAGAACGGTGTCGACCTGACCGACCCCGCGTCACCCGTCCGGCTGTTCACCGGCGAACCCGTCCCCGACGCGGACATCCGCACCGGGCCGCGCGTCGGCGTCGCGATGGCGATGGACACGCCGTGGCGGTTCTGGATCGACGGATCGCCCGCGGTCTCGACCTATCGCCGCGGCGGGAAACGGGCGGGCGGCGGCCCCCGGCCGATAGTCGTTTGA
- the argC gene encoding N-acetyl-gamma-glutamyl-phosphate reductase, producing MTVKIAVAGASGYAGGELLRLLLTHPEVQIGALTAASSAGTPLVQHQPHLAPLADRVLLETTPETLAGHDVVFLALPHGHSGAIAAQLGPDVLVVDLGADHRLANADDWQRWYGGDHAGQWPYGLPELPGARERLAGTKRVAVPGCFPTGGSIALAPAFAAGLIESEVNVVAVTGTSGAGKSLKPNLLGSEVMGSATAYGVGGAHRHTPEFAQNLSAVSGEQVKVSFTPVLAPMPRGILTTASAALKSGSDADGVREVYEKAYAAEPFVQVLPAGQWPSTASVVGSNNVQLQVTVDADTRRLIVVAAIDNLTKGTAGGAVQSMNLALGLPETTGLPTVGVAP from the coding sequence ATGACGGTGAAGATCGCGGTGGCCGGAGCCAGCGGGTACGCGGGCGGCGAACTCCTGCGCCTGCTGCTGACCCATCCCGAAGTCCAGATCGGCGCGCTCACCGCGGCCAGCTCCGCGGGGACGCCGCTCGTCCAGCACCAGCCGCATCTCGCGCCGCTGGCGGACCGTGTGCTGCTGGAGACGACCCCGGAGACCCTGGCCGGGCACGACGTCGTCTTTCTCGCCCTGCCACACGGACATTCCGGAGCCATCGCCGCGCAGCTGGGCCCGGACGTCCTGGTGGTCGACCTCGGTGCGGACCATCGCCTCGCGAACGCGGACGACTGGCAGCGCTGGTACGGCGGTGACCACGCGGGGCAGTGGCCGTACGGGCTCCCGGAGCTCCCCGGCGCCCGCGAGCGCCTCGCCGGAACCAAACGCGTCGCGGTCCCCGGCTGCTTCCCGACCGGCGGTTCGATCGCCCTCGCCCCGGCCTTCGCCGCGGGCCTGATCGAGTCGGAGGTCAACGTCGTCGCCGTGACAGGGACCTCGGGCGCGGGCAAGAGCCTCAAACCGAACCTCCTCGGTTCGGAGGTGATGGGTTCGGCCACCGCGTACGGCGTCGGCGGCGCCCACCGCCACACCCCCGAGTTCGCGCAGAATCTCTCCGCGGTCTCAGGGGAGCAGGTCAAGGTCTCGTTCACCCCCGTGCTGGCCCCGATGCCGCGCGGGATCCTCACCACCGCGAGCGCCGCGCTCAAGTCCGGCTCGGACGCCGACGGTGTCCGCGAGGTGTACGAGAAGGCCTACGCCGCCGAGCCGTTCGTCCAGGTGCTGCCCGCGGGCCAGTGGCCCTCGACGGCCTCGGTGGTCGGCTCGAACAACGTCCAGCTGCAGGTCACCGTCGACGCCGACACCCGGCGCCTGATCGTGGTCGCGGCCATCGACAACCTGACCAAGGGCACCGCGGGAGGCGCCGTCCAGTCGATGAACCTCGCGCTCGGCCTCCCCGAAACCACCGGACTACCGACCGTAGGAGTCGCTCCGTGA
- the argJ gene encoding bifunctional glutamate N-acetyltransferase/amino-acid acetyltransferase ArgJ has product MTVTQPKGFRAAGVAAGIKAEGKLDLALVVNDGPLQVAAGVFTRNVIKAAPVLWSQEVLKQRRLKAVVLNSGGANAATGPGGFQDTHQTAEKVAGLFEAGAIEVAVCSTGLIGERLPMDALLSGVDTAFGALGTGAESALAAATAVMTTDSKPKQAVAKHDSGWSVGGFAKGAGMLAPNLATMLSVLTTDAVVTPEILDKALRTATGVTFDRLDVDGGTSTNDTVLVLASGASGVEPTEAELTELLTAVSLDLVLQLRADSEGATKYVDVTVTGAAGEADAIAVGRTIAEDNLVKTALFGSDPNWGRIAMALGRVPAEIDPEKVAIAINGVTLFAMGTPAADRSEADLSGRDIRIVVDLGLGDGEATIFTTDLSHAYVEENSAYSS; this is encoded by the coding sequence GTGACCGTCACCCAGCCGAAGGGATTCCGTGCCGCGGGCGTCGCCGCCGGGATCAAGGCCGAGGGCAAGCTCGACCTCGCGCTCGTCGTCAACGACGGACCGCTGCAGGTCGCGGCCGGCGTATTCACGCGCAACGTGATCAAGGCCGCGCCCGTCCTGTGGTCGCAAGAGGTGCTCAAGCAGCGGCGGCTCAAGGCCGTCGTCCTCAACTCCGGCGGCGCGAACGCCGCCACCGGCCCCGGCGGGTTCCAGGACACCCACCAGACCGCCGAGAAGGTCGCGGGGCTCTTCGAGGCCGGCGCGATCGAGGTCGCGGTCTGCTCGACAGGCCTGATCGGTGAGCGGTTGCCGATGGACGCGCTGCTCTCCGGCGTGGACACCGCTTTCGGCGCGCTCGGCACCGGAGCCGAATCCGCTCTCGCCGCCGCCACCGCCGTCATGACCACCGACAGCAAGCCGAAGCAGGCCGTCGCGAAGCACGACAGCGGCTGGAGCGTCGGCGGGTTCGCCAAGGGCGCCGGAATGCTCGCCCCGAACCTCGCGACGATGCTCTCGGTCCTCACCACCGACGCGGTCGTCACGCCCGAGATCCTCGACAAGGCCCTGCGCACGGCCACCGGTGTCACCTTCGACAGGCTCGACGTCGACGGCGGCACTTCCACCAACGACACCGTGCTCGTCCTCGCGTCCGGCGCCAGTGGCGTCGAACCGACCGAGGCCGAACTGACCGAACTCCTCACCGCCGTCAGCCTCGACCTCGTGCTGCAACTGCGCGCGGACTCCGAAGGCGCGACCAAGTACGTCGACGTCACGGTCACCGGCGCGGCGGGCGAGGCCGACGCCATCGCCGTCGGCCGGACGATCGCCGAGGACAACCTGGTCAAGACCGCGCTGTTCGGTTCGGATCCGAACTGGGGCCGTATCGCCATGGCGCTCGGCCGGGTCCCCGCGGAGATCGACCCGGAGAAGGTCGCCATCGCGATCAACGGCGTCACCCTGTTCGCCATGGGCACCCCCGCCGCGGACCGTTCCGAGGCGGATCTTTCGGGTCGCGACATCAGGATCGTCGTCGACCTGGGACTCGGCGACGGCGAGGCGACGATCTTCACGACCGACCTCTCGCACGCGTACGTCGAAGAGAACAGCGCGTACTCCTCATGA
- a CDS encoding serine hydrolase domain-containing protein, whose amino-acid sequence MPNSVRTIFDKAHWQSRLDDLRAEHGVPGATLAVLANGEIHELASGILHRGTGVEATTDSVFQLGSIAKVYTAALVLGLAEEGRLDLDAPVVEVLPEFATVEPAATAAVTARQLLSHTSGLTCDFIEDTGRGDDCLAKYVEAARGVALDCPPGTAASYSSVGYAVLGRIVEVLTGLTWDDALRERLIVPLGLTETMTLPEEALRFRVAMGHLGQEPTAAWDLLPRNAGPYGRVLATAGDVVRFARMLLDGTAADGTRVLSEETVSAMRRREVEVPDKWTLGSDGWGLGLSIHDWSGVPGFGHNGSSIGQRSYLRVVPDAGLAFALLTNHGTTDRLYTALSRELLGDLAGVQVPADFAPPPSPLSVDVAPFAGTYRREGVVITVTETEGKLHFVYAFADGLEGIAPAIEAELVPVSENVFAGMNPMFGDDWMPVLFTKLPDGTECCYTSMRVAPRIA is encoded by the coding sequence ATGCCTAACAGTGTACGGACAATCTTCGACAAAGCCCACTGGCAGTCCAGGCTCGACGACCTGCGGGCGGAGCACGGCGTTCCGGGCGCGACCCTCGCGGTACTCGCGAACGGCGAGATCCACGAACTCGCGAGCGGGATCCTGCACCGGGGAACCGGGGTGGAAGCGACCACCGATTCGGTCTTCCAGCTCGGCTCGATCGCGAAGGTCTACACGGCCGCGTTGGTGCTCGGCCTGGCCGAGGAAGGGCGGCTGGACCTCGACGCGCCGGTCGTCGAGGTGCTGCCGGAGTTCGCGACCGTCGAACCGGCGGCGACCGCGGCCGTCACCGCTCGGCAGCTGCTCAGCCACACCAGCGGACTCACCTGCGACTTCATCGAAGACACCGGACGCGGCGACGACTGCCTGGCCAAGTACGTCGAGGCCGCCAGGGGAGTGGCGCTCGACTGCCCGCCCGGCACGGCCGCTTCCTACAGCAGCGTCGGGTACGCCGTGCTCGGCCGGATCGTCGAGGTGCTCACCGGTCTGACCTGGGACGACGCCCTGCGTGAGCGGCTCATCGTCCCGCTGGGACTCACCGAGACGATGACCCTGCCCGAGGAGGCGCTGCGGTTCCGGGTGGCGATGGGGCACCTCGGACAGGAGCCGACGGCCGCCTGGGATCTCCTGCCGCGCAACGCCGGACCCTACGGGCGGGTCCTCGCCACCGCGGGCGACGTGGTCCGCTTCGCCCGGATGCTGCTGGACGGCACCGCGGCCGACGGGACTCGCGTGCTCTCCGAGGAGACGGTGTCGGCGATGCGGCGTCGCGAGGTCGAGGTGCCGGACAAGTGGACGCTCGGTTCCGACGGGTGGGGGCTCGGCTTGTCGATCCACGACTGGAGCGGCGTTCCCGGCTTCGGGCACAACGGATCGTCGATCGGACAGCGCTCCTACCTGCGGGTGGTCCCGGACGCAGGGCTGGCCTTCGCCCTGCTCACCAACCACGGCACGACCGACAGGCTGTACACGGCGCTTTCGCGGGAGCTGCTCGGCGACCTCGCCGGCGTCCAGGTGCCCGCCGACTTCGCCCCGCCGCCGTCGCCGCTTTCGGTGGACGTCGCGCCCTTCGCGGGTACCTATCGCCGCGAAGGCGTCGTCATCACCGTCACGGAGACCGAGGGGAAGCTGCACTTCGTCTACGCATTCGCCGACGGGCTCGAGGGGATCGCCCCGGCGATCGAGGCGGAGCTCGTGCCCGTGTCGGAGAACGTCTTCGCCGGAATGAACCCGATGTTCGGCGACGACTGGATGCCGGTGCTGTTCACGAAACTCCCCGACGGCACCGAGTGCTGCTACACCAGCATGCGGGTGGCGCCGAGGATCGCCTGA
- a CDS encoding acetylornithine transaminase, producing MTTSESTADGQERWKASLMDNYGTPALTLVRGEGAKVWDADGKPYVDLVGGIAVNALGHAHPAVVAAVSEQVAKLGHTSNLYVNPVVVELAETILDVAGLSGNAKVLFVNSGAEANEAALKISRLTGRTKIVACEGAFHGRTMGALTLTGQPSKRDPFAPLLPGVTHVPYGDVEALRAAVDTDTAAVFLEPILGEAGVVPAPDGYLQAAREITKATGTLLVLDEVQTGIGRTGAWFAFQHAGIVPDVITLAKGLGGGLPLGAVIGVGAAGDLMKPGQHGTTFGGNPICCAAGLAVLKTIAKDNLNDHVSALGKDIASRVEELGHPLVAGVRGAGLLLGIALREPVSAAVAKAAQDAGYLVNPIAPDTLRLAPPLILSADEANGFLEALPGALDSTTT from the coding sequence GTGACCACGTCCGAGTCCACTGCAGACGGCCAGGAACGCTGGAAGGCGTCCCTGATGGACAACTACGGCACCCCGGCGCTGACCCTGGTCCGCGGCGAGGGCGCGAAGGTCTGGGACGCCGACGGCAAGCCATACGTCGACCTGGTGGGCGGGATCGCGGTCAACGCGCTGGGCCACGCCCACCCCGCCGTGGTCGCCGCGGTCTCCGAACAGGTCGCGAAACTCGGGCACACCTCGAACCTCTACGTGAACCCGGTCGTCGTCGAACTCGCCGAGACCATCCTGGACGTCGCCGGCCTGTCCGGAAACGCGAAGGTGCTGTTCGTCAACTCCGGCGCGGAAGCCAACGAAGCCGCGCTGAAGATCAGCAGGCTCACCGGACGGACCAAGATCGTCGCCTGTGAAGGTGCCTTCCACGGCCGCACCATGGGCGCGCTGACCCTGACCGGCCAGCCCTCGAAGCGGGATCCGTTCGCGCCGCTGCTCCCGGGCGTGACCCACGTTCCCTATGGCGACGTCGAAGCGCTTCGCGCGGCGGTGGACACCGACACCGCGGCCGTGTTCCTCGAGCCGATCCTCGGGGAGGCGGGTGTCGTCCCGGCGCCGGACGGCTACCTCCAGGCCGCGCGGGAGATCACCAAGGCGACCGGAACCCTGCTGGTCCTCGACGAGGTGCAGACCGGCATCGGCCGCACCGGCGCGTGGTTCGCCTTCCAGCACGCGGGCATCGTCCCGGACGTCATCACCCTGGCGAAGGGGCTCGGCGGCGGGCTCCCGCTCGGCGCGGTCATCGGCGTCGGCGCGGCGGGCGATCTGATGAAGCCCGGCCAGCACGGCACCACCTTCGGCGGCAACCCGATCTGCTGCGCCGCCGGGCTCGCCGTGCTGAAGACCATCGCCAAGGACAACCTGAACGACCACGTCTCCGCGCTGGGCAAGGACATCGCCTCTCGCGTCGAGGAACTCGGCCACCCGCTGGTGGCCGGGGTCCGCGGGGCCGGACTGCTGCTCGGCATCGCGTTGCGCGAACCGGTCTCGGCCGCGGTCGCCAAGGCCGCGCAGGACGCGGGTTACCTGGTCAACCCGATCGCCCCCGACACCCTCCGACTGGCACCACCGCTGATCCTGAGCGCCGACGAGGCCAACGGATTCCTCGAAGCCCTTCCCGGGGCGCTCGATTCCACCACCACCTAG